TGGAGCAAGCAGTAAGGAAAACTGAAATCCCTGAGCACGCCGAGCGCTTGATTATTGGCAGCATCTGCGACCGTCATAATCACGCCTTCAACCCGCAAGCGAATTAAGTCCGCTACTGCTCTAAGCTCCTGCTCTGAGTCGTATTGGGTATCAATGACAATTGTCGAATAGCCAAAATGTTGCGCTCGTCTTTGAATACCCGCGACTACTTCAGAGAACACCGGATTGAGAAGACTCGAGATCACTACACCTATGGTTGGGTTCTTGCTCATCTCAACTTTTGTCTCACGCTTAACCGCGCTGTATCCGGTCACTGTTATTACTCGCTCGATTTTTTGAGCGGTGTACTTAGCAACTGAGTCAGGCTGATTTAAGAACCTCGAAACCGTCGCTGGTGACACACCTGCCAGCTCCGCTACATCTTTGATGTTCATCTCTACGCCTTCCTTGTTTCGACTTTGATGAGAGTAAACAGGCCCTATTACAGATTTATTAAGGATTATTTGCGATATAACTACATTTAGATGCAATTTTTAAAACTTTAACAACTCAATCAAAGACGTTTGCATATGAAACATTTTCATTTCATAAGCAAATTGCTCTTTTTTGGATAAGGAATAGACTGAATTAAAATGTGATTCAAATCACATTTAATAACTAGAAACGAACGAGAGAAGATCGCTTTTTATAGAAGTGAGTGGCGTGTTTTTTTAGGAGATATTTATCGGAGGGATATTTCTTACAAACTAAAAGGCAGCATAGGTTGCCCTATGCTGCCCTTCATTAGTGCGATTGACGAGATTTACTCAACCGTTACCGCTTTCGCTAAGTTACGTGGTTGGTCAACGTCTGTACCTTTGATCAATGCTACGTGGTAAGACAGAAGCTGCATTGGCACTGTGTAGTAGATTGGAGCGATGATGTCGTCTACATGAGGCATTTGGATGATCTTCATGTTTTCGTCGCCTTCAAAGCCCGCTTTCTCGTCTGCGAATACATAGAGTAGACCACCACGTGCACGTACTTCTTCGATGTTAGACTTAAGCTTCTCTAGCAGATCGTTGGTTGGTGCTACAACAACGACTGGCATGTCTGCATCGATGAGTGCTAGAGGACCGTGCTTAAGCTCACCTGCTGCGTATGCTTCCGCGTGGATGTAAGAGATCTCTTTAAGTTTTAGAGAGGCTTCCATCGCGATTGGGTAGTATTCGCCACGACCTAAGAATAGTGTGTGGTGCTTATCAGCGAAGTCTGTTGCTAGTGCTTCAATTTCTTTGTCGAACGCTAGTGCTTTCTCGATGTTTGCAGGCAGTTCGTGCAGTGATTTCACGATTTCTGCTTCACGCTCTTCTGTCATGCGATCTTGAAGGCGAGCAATAGACACAACCATCATCAGCATCGCTGCTAGCTGAGTTGTAAATGCTTTCGTTGAAGCAACACCGATCTCTGTCCCTGCGCGAGTCATGAATGCGAAGTCTGATTCACGAACCAAAGAAGAGCCCGCTACGTTACAGATAGTCATTGCAGACATGTAACCTTTCTCTTTCGCAAGGCGAAGTGCTGCTAGCGTATCGGCTGTTTCGCCAGACTGTGAAAGAGTTACTAGTAGGCTGTTTGGACGAACAACGAAGTCGCGGTAGCGGAACTCAGACGCGATTTCCACGTCACAGCTTACGCCAGCGATAGATTCAAACCAGTAGCGAGCGGCCATACCAGAGTTGTATGAGGTACCACATGCGATGATTTGAACGTGCTCAACCTTCTTAAGGATATCAACCGCGTTAACACCAATAGCTTCAGTTACTACTGCTTTGTCAGTTACACGACCTTCCATTGTGTTGATCAGCGCGCGAGGCTGTTCGAAGATCTCTTTTTGCATAAAGTGACGGTATTGGCCTTTGTCACCTGCATCATGTTCTGCGTTCGATTCTGTGATTTCGCGCTCTACAGGGTTACCATCAACATCAAGAACTTTAACGTCACGACGAGTAATTTCTGCTACGTCACCCTCTTCTAGGTACATAAAGCGGCGAGTCACGCTTAGAAGCGCAAGTTGGTCAGAAGCAAGGAAGTTTTCACCAACACCGAAACCGATAACGATTGGGCTACCAGAGCGAGCAGCAACGATGCGGCTTGGGTCTTTGCGGTCAACTACTACTGTACCGTAAGCACCGTCTAGTTGAGCTGCTGTTTTTTGTAGCGCTTCAACCAGTGTTTCTGATGTGCGACGCTCCCACTCAACTAGGTGAGCGATAACTTCTGTATCTGTTTGAGATTGGAACACATAACCACGCTCTTGAAGCGTTGCACGTAGCTCTTCATGGTTTTCGATGATGCCGTTGTGTACAACCGCGATATCACCAGATACGTGTGGGTGAGCGTTCGCTTCAGATGGTTCACCGTGAGTTGCCCAGCGTGTGTGTGCGATACCTGTACCGCCTGTCACATCTTGTGCATCTACTGCGTCAGCTAGCTCTTGCACCTTACCTAGACGACGAACGCGCTTAAGCTCTAAATCAGCATCAACAACGGCAACACCCGCTGAATCATATCCACGGTACTCCAGACGGCGTAGACCCTCTACCAAAATTTCCGCTACGTCACGTTGTGCTACCGCACCTACGATTCCACACATAGTAATTCTCCACTTTTTAGTTTCTGTTTCCCTCTATGAACGCAAGCAAGTCAATAGAAGAGGGATAAATTGTTTAAGCGCAAATAACCTTTACGCTATTAGATTCGATTAGAGCTTTTTGCTCTTGAGTTAAGCCTTGATCAGTCACTAGCACATCAATTGCATCCCACGCTAATTCTAGATTAGGAATTCTTCGGCCAATTTTCTCGGATTCGATCATGACAACCACTTCACGGGCGACTTCAGCCATGACATTACTTAGCCCGATAAGCTCGTTAAAGGTTGTCGTACCGCGTGCTAAATCCACGCCATCAGCGCCAATAAACAACTGGTCAAAGTCATAAGAGCGTAATACCGATTCTGCCACTTGACCCTGAAAAGACTCAGAATGTGCATCCCACGTACCGCCTGTCATCAACAAGGTCGGTTCGTTTTCTAGGTCGTTTATCGCGTTGGCAAGAGAGAGTGAATTTGTCATCACTACCAAGCCTTTCTTGTTGCCCAGACGGGACACCAATGCACCGGTTGTGCTACCGCAATCAATAACGATGCGATAATGGTCGTTAATCAACCCTACCGCAGCTTCTGCGATCTTCTCTTTGGTTTCAGACGTCGCCACGGAATCATTTAGCACTTCATCAACCGCTTCTTGAGGAAGAGAGACGGCTCCGCCATAGCGACGAAGCAACTGACCATTTTTTTCAAGCGATGTGAGATCTTTTCGAATCGTAACCTCTGAGGTATCAAATAAAGCAGACAACTCTTCAACACTGACTTCGCCACGCTCTTGGACAAGCTGGGCAATGGAATGGCGTCGAACCTGAGTATTACGTTTTCTCACTTTAACTTTCGCTTCAAAACTTAACTGATGCAAAAATTATTTCACAACGTAACTTATAGCGCAAGAAAATGGCTGTATTATTTGTAAGACACGATTTAACTGATGAAAAATCGAACAGATAAGTTTCGTTTCGAAAGTTAATTATGTAAATTTACAGAACAAATTCGAAACTAAGCACGCTAAAGTGGATAAACAAAAGTGGATCTAGGGAAATTGGTAAAAGACGAGAAGGCAATAAAAAGCCCCAACACTTGTTAAGCATTAGGGCTGAAATAGACTAGACGAGAGGGTTATCTCGGCAAAGTGTATTCACCATTTCGGTGATGGCAAGGATGATAGTAGATTTCACTCGCTGATAATGACGCTCTAGAAACATCTCCAACATCACTTCATCAAGACCTGCGGTCATGCTGGCATCGTATTCGATCGGCATCATTTTTTGAATAGCACTGATTTTATTCAGTTCGAATAACACATCAACTTCGGTAAAACTAACGTTGTTCTCTTGATGCTTTGTCCACTCTCTTAGGGTTACAAAAATGTCTATATCATCAAACACTTCTTTAGATATAACACCGAGGCCGAGGAGCAATTTAGCGCGAACAAGAATGTCGCCAAGAGGACCATCACTGGTAAGAAGGGGATCAACAACGTACTTCACTGCGTAGTCGTCTTTATGAAAGATACTATTGATAAGGGTATCCAGAGTGTCGTCGATGGCATCATAAGCGGCCATAAGACATTCACTCGCGTCCTTTGCTTCGGACAGAGCTTCTAATAGTTCGGTTTCATTGGGCGGGTGCAGTGGCATAACATCTCTTAAAACAAAGGGTGCCACTTGCGTGGCACCAACAGCTTGAATCATTTGAGCGCTAAATACGCTTCGTGCGCTAGTGTAACAATTTCTGAATCAACATTCAGCTCTGAATAATGAGCCAGTGTTTTTTCAAATCCTTGTTCTGCAAACATAGCTTGAAGCTCAACCGCTTGTGGGTCATCGTCGTTTTTGTAAAGGAATGCTGCGGCGATACCTTTTAATAGGTGACCATTCGGCAATCCATACTCAAGCGTACCGTTAAGAGGCTTAATCAGGCGATCTTGTGGGCTCAATTTACGGATTGGTTGACGACCAACGCGGTCCACTTCATCACGTAGATATGGGTTAGCGAAACGACCCAGGATCTTCTGGATGTAAGCGCCATGCGCATCTGCATCAAAGCCGTAGCGACGGATCAGTACTTCACCGCTCTCTTGCATTGCAGCGGTTACATCAGCTCGAATCGCTTCGTCTTCAATAGAATCTTTGATCGTTTCGTGACCCGCTAGTACACCAAGGTATGCCGTGATTAGGTGACCTGTGTTAAGTGTAAACAGTTTACGCTCAACGAACGCCATTAGGTTGTCGGTACATTCCATACCCGCAATTGCCGGAATATCACCCACAAACTGAGTTTGATCGACGATCCATTCACTAAAGGTTTCAACTGTTACTGCTAGGGGATCAGTTTCGCCCTCTTCTGCCGGTGGTACGATACGGTCTACCGCAGAATCCACAAAGCCAATGTTTGCCTCGGCAAACGCTTTAACATCTTCAGAAAGGTGCTCAAAGATCATTGCCTTTAGCTGGCTCGTACCACGCACCATGTTTTCACAAGCAATAATATTAAGTGGCGCTGTGTTGCCATTTGCTGCACGCTTTTCGATGCCTTGTGCTACCGATTTAGAGATGATCTTTAGTACTGTCGGACCAACTGCTGTCGTAACCATTTCTACGTTAGCAATAAGATCAATAATGTCGCCGCTGGTCGAGTTTACTGCTGTAACATTCGTTACTTCTTCTACTACTACATCTTCGCCAACGATTTTTACAGGGTAGGATTGACGTTCAATCAGAGCGTTAACCACGGTTTCGTTTACATCTGCAAATGTTACGTGAATGCCTGCATCTGCAAGTAGTTTTCCGATAAAGCCACGACCGATATTACCTGCGCCAAAATGTAATGCTTTCATAAGACGTCTTCCTAAATAACTCATTAAAAAAAGAAAAAGAAAAAATCAAAAATGAGACCAACAAGGGGGGCTGTTGGTCTCTTTCACTTAGGAGCTATGACTCAAAGCCAAAGTGATAATCACCACTTCTGCTACTTACCACTCAGGATGCGAAGTACATCTTCAGCATTGGTGGTAGACTTCAAACATTCGACAGCTTCGTCGTCATCAAGTGAATTCGTAATCGCAGTGATAACCTGAATATGCTCATCACCTTGCGCTGCGATACCAATAACCATCTTAGCTACGTCATCTTCGTCCTCGCCCCACTGAACACCTTCAGGGAACTGACAGAACACGATGCCCGTCTTTTTAACGAATTGTTTTGCTTCAATAGTGCCGTGAGGTACTGCAATCGACTCACCTAGGTAGGTAGAAACCAACTCTTCACGAGCCAACATGCCTTCAACATATTGC
This is a stretch of genomic DNA from Vibrio maritimus. It encodes these proteins:
- the glmS gene encoding glutamine--fructose-6-phosphate transaminase (isomerizing) — its product is MCGIVGAVAQRDVAEILVEGLRRLEYRGYDSAGVAVVDADLELKRVRRLGKVQELADAVDAQDVTGGTGIAHTRWATHGEPSEANAHPHVSGDIAVVHNGIIENHEELRATLQERGYVFQSQTDTEVIAHLVEWERRTSETLVEALQKTAAQLDGAYGTVVVDRKDPSRIVAARSGSPIVIGFGVGENFLASDQLALLSVTRRFMYLEEGDVAEITRRDVKVLDVDGNPVEREITESNAEHDAGDKGQYRHFMQKEIFEQPRALINTMEGRVTDKAVVTEAIGVNAVDILKKVEHVQIIACGTSYNSGMAARYWFESIAGVSCDVEIASEFRYRDFVVRPNSLLVTLSQSGETADTLAALRLAKEKGYMSAMTICNVAGSSLVRESDFAFMTRAGTEIGVASTKAFTTQLAAMLMMVVSIARLQDRMTEEREAEIVKSLHELPANIEKALAFDKEIEALATDFADKHHTLFLGRGEYYPIAMEASLKLKEISYIHAEAYAAGELKHGPLALIDADMPVVVVAPTNDLLEKLKSNIEEVRARGGLLYVFADEKAGFEGDENMKIIQMPHVDDIIAPIYYTVPMQLLSYHVALIKGTDVDQPRNLAKAVTVE
- a CDS encoding DeoR/GlpR family DNA-binding transcription regulator, with amino-acid sequence MRKRNTQVRRHSIAQLVQERGEVSVEELSALFDTSEVTIRKDLTSLEKNGQLLRRYGGAVSLPQEAVDEVLNDSVATSETKEKIAEAAVGLINDHYRIVIDCGSTTGALVSRLGNKKGLVVMTNSLSLANAINDLENEPTLLMTGGTWDAHSESFQGQVAESVLRSYDFDQLFIGADGVDLARGTTTFNELIGLSNVMAEVAREVVVMIESEKIGRRIPNLELAWDAIDVLVTDQGLTQEQKALIESNSVKVICA
- a CDS encoding MltR family transcriptional regulator; this translates as MPLHPPNETELLEALSEAKDASECLMAAYDAIDDTLDTLINSIFHKDDYAVKYVVDPLLTSDGPLGDILVRAKLLLGLGVISKEVFDDIDIFVTLREWTKHQENNVSFTEVDVLFELNKISAIQKMMPIEYDASMTAGLDEVMLEMFLERHYQRVKSTIILAITEMVNTLCRDNPLV
- a CDS encoding mannitol-1-phosphate 5-dehydrogenase, with product MKALHFGAGNIGRGFIGKLLADAGIHVTFADVNETVVNALIERQSYPVKIVGEDVVVEEVTNVTAVNSTSGDIIDLIANVEMVTTAVGPTVLKIISKSVAQGIEKRAANGNTAPLNIIACENMVRGTSQLKAMIFEHLSEDVKAFAEANIGFVDSAVDRIVPPAEEGETDPLAVTVETFSEWIVDQTQFVGDIPAIAGMECTDNLMAFVERKLFTLNTGHLITAYLGVLAGHETIKDSIEDEAIRADVTAAMQESGEVLIRRYGFDADAHGAYIQKILGRFANPYLRDEVDRVGRQPIRKLSPQDRLIKPLNGTLEYGLPNGHLLKGIAAAFLYKNDDDPQAVELQAMFAEQGFEKTLAHYSELNVDSEIVTLAHEAYLALK